One Halosegnis longus DNA window includes the following coding sequences:
- a CDS encoding CDC48 family AAA ATPase, whose amino-acid sequence MNEVQLEVAKAYPNDSGRGIARLDPDTLLHLKLSPGDIIEIEGADTTAAKVWRADRQDWNTDTVRIDGFTRQNADVGIGERVTITKAEATKADKLVLAPPEEASVQFGSDAAGMVKRQILKRPVVERDIVPVMSSTNHPFMRSPGQAIPLIAIETEPEGVCLITEDTEVELREEPISGFEKTGSGITYEDIGGLGDEIQRVREMVELPMKHPQIFSKLGIEPPQGVLLHGPPGTGKTLLAKAVANETSASFFSIAGPEIISKYYGESEQQLREIFEEATEEAPSIIFIDELDSIAPKREDVTGEVERRVVAQLLTMMDGLESRGQVVVIGATNRVDSVDPALRRPGRFDREIEIGVPDEKGRKEIAQIHTRGMPLSDDVSLGALADDTHGFVGADIESLTKEAAMKALRRYLPEIDLDEEDIPPSLIDRMIIKREDFDGALNEVSPSAMREVLVELPKLSWNQVGGLTDAKEQVQEAVEWPLSSPEKFDRFGIDPPAGVLLYGPPGTGKTLMAKAVANETNANFISVRGPQLLSKWVGESEKAIRQTFRKARQVAPTVIFFDELDSLAPGRGGGTGTNVSERVVNQLLTELDGLEEMGDVMVIAATNRPDMIDPALIRSGRFDRLVMVGEPDLEGREQILNIHTEDMPLSPDVSLRELAEITDGYVGSDLESIAREAAIEALRESDAADTVEMRHFRQALDSVRPTINEDIRDYYEGIEDQFKGSSSGMSQTGGSGKIGFQ is encoded by the coding sequence ATGAACGAGGTCCAACTAGAGGTGGCGAAGGCGTACCCGAACGACTCCGGTCGGGGCATTGCGCGGCTCGACCCGGATACGCTGCTTCACCTCAAGCTCTCGCCGGGAGATATCATCGAAATCGAAGGCGCTGACACCACCGCGGCGAAGGTGTGGCGCGCGGACCGGCAGGACTGGAACACCGACACGGTCCGCATCGACGGCTTCACACGCCAGAACGCCGACGTGGGCATCGGTGAACGCGTCACCATCACGAAGGCCGAGGCGACGAAGGCCGACAAGCTGGTGCTCGCGCCGCCGGAGGAGGCGTCCGTCCAGTTCGGCTCCGACGCCGCCGGCATGGTCAAGCGCCAGATTCTGAAGCGGCCGGTCGTGGAACGCGACATCGTCCCCGTGATGTCCTCGACGAACCATCCGTTCATGCGCTCGCCCGGCCAGGCGATTCCGCTCATCGCCATCGAGACCGAGCCGGAGGGGGTCTGTCTCATCACCGAAGACACCGAGGTCGAACTCCGCGAGGAGCCGATTTCCGGCTTCGAGAAGACCGGCAGCGGCATCACCTACGAGGACATCGGCGGGCTCGGCGACGAGATTCAGCGCGTCCGCGAGATGGTCGAGTTGCCGATGAAGCATCCACAGATCTTCTCGAAGCTCGGCATCGAGCCGCCACAGGGTGTGCTCTTACACGGTCCGCCGGGCACGGGGAAGACGTTGCTCGCGAAGGCCGTCGCCAACGAGACCTCGGCGAGCTTCTTCTCCATCGCCGGGCCGGAGATTATCTCGAAGTACTACGGCGAGTCCGAACAGCAGTTGCGCGAGATATTCGAGGAGGCGACCGAAGAGGCCCCCTCCATCATCTTCATCGACGAACTCGACTCCATCGCCCCGAAGCGTGAGGACGTGACCGGCGAGGTGGAGCGTCGGGTCGTCGCCCAACTGCTGACGATGATGGACGGGCTCGAATCCCGGGGGCAGGTCGTCGTCATCGGGGCGACGAACCGCGTCGACAGCGTCGACCCCGCGCTCCGTCGCCCGGGTCGGTTCGACCGCGAAATCGAGATCGGCGTCCCCGACGAGAAGGGCCGCAAGGAGATCGCCCAGATTCACACCCGCGGGATGCCGCTGTCGGACGACGTGTCGCTGGGCGCGCTCGCCGACGACACCCACGGCTTCGTCGGTGCGGACATCGAGAGCCTGACGAAGGAGGCCGCGATGAAGGCGCTGCGCCGCTATCTCCCCGAAATCGACCTCGACGAGGAGGACATTCCGCCGAGTCTCATCGACCGGATGATTATCAAACGCGAGGACTTCGACGGCGCACTCAACGAGGTGAGTCCCTCGGCGATGCGGGAGGTGCTCGTCGAACTGCCGAAGCTCTCGTGGAACCAGGTGGGCGGGCTGACGGACGCCAAAGAGCAGGTCCAGGAGGCCGTCGAGTGGCCGCTCTCCTCGCCCGAGAAGTTCGACCGCTTCGGCATCGACCCGCCGGCCGGCGTCCTGCTGTACGGGCCACCGGGCACGGGGAAGACGCTGATGGCGAAGGCCGTCGCCAACGAGACGAACGCGAACTTCATCTCCGTTCGTGGGCCACAGCTGCTCTCGAAGTGGGTCGGCGAGTCGGAGAAGGCCATCCGCCAGACGTTCCGGAAGGCCCGACAGGTCGCCCCGACCGTCATCTTCTTCGACGAGCTCGACTCGCTGGCTCCGGGCCGCGGCGGCGGCACGGGGACCAACGTGAGCGAGCGCGTCGTCAACCAACTGTTGACGGAACTCGACGGGCTCGAAGAGATGGGCGACGTGATGGTCATCGCGGCGACGAACCGCCCGGACATGATCGACCCGGCGCTCATCCGCTCGGGCCGGTTCGACCGGCTCGTCATGGTCGGGGAACCCGACCTGGAGGGTCGCGAGCAGATTCTCAACATCCACACCGAGGACATGCCGCTGTCGCCGGACGTGAGCCTGCGTGAGCTCGCGGAGATCACCGACGGCTACGTCGGCTCCGACCTCGAATCCATCGCGCGTGAAGCCGCCATCGAGGCGCTGCGCGAGTCCGATGCGGCCGACACGGTCGAGATGCGCCACTTCCGGCAGGCGCTCGACAGCGTCCGCCCGACCATCAACGAGGACATCCGCGACTACTACGAGGGTATCGAAGACCAGTTCAAGGGAAGCTCCTCGGGCATGAGTCAGACGGGCGGCTCCGGGAAAATCGGCTTCCAGTAG
- a CDS encoding homoserine kinase, with translation MLRVRAPATSANLGSGFDTFGVALDRPSDVVTVEKADRTTIDVSGVGARFIPEDPDKNTVGAVAEALDAPAHISIEKGVRPASGLGSSAASAAGAAVALNELYDRGKTREELVPIAAEGEAVVSGDAHADNVAPSILGGFTIARDDGVTCLDADISLVACLPEIVISTRDARQVVPEQARMSQVVETVRNAATLTAGIARSDPALVGRGMDDPIVTPARAKLIDGYDAVRQAAFDAGASGVTISGAGPGILAVCPGDTQRDIALATVEAFANEGIEARAFQTAIGPGATIL, from the coding sequence ATGCTCCGCGTGCGGGCACCGGCCACGAGTGCGAACCTCGGGAGTGGCTTCGACACCTTCGGCGTCGCCTTGGACCGCCCCAGCGACGTGGTCACCGTCGAGAAAGCAGACCGCACCACCATCGACGTGTCCGGCGTCGGCGCGCGCTTCATCCCGGAAGACCCCGACAAGAACACCGTCGGCGCTGTCGCCGAGGCGCTCGACGCCCCCGCCCACATCAGTATCGAGAAGGGCGTCCGCCCGGCTTCGGGACTCGGCTCGTCTGCCGCCAGCGCGGCCGGCGCCGCCGTCGCGCTCAACGAACTGTACGACCGCGGGAAGACCCGCGAGGAACTCGTCCCGATTGCGGCGGAGGGTGAGGCCGTCGTCTCCGGCGACGCCCACGCCGACAACGTCGCCCCCTCGATTCTCGGCGGCTTCACCATCGCCCGCGACGACGGCGTCACCTGTCTCGATGCCGATATCTCCTTGGTCGCCTGTCTCCCCGAAATCGTCATTTCGACGCGGGACGCCAGACAGGTCGTCCCCGAGCAGGCCCGGATGTCGCAGGTCGTCGAGACCGTGCGCAACGCCGCCACCCTCACCGCCGGTATCGCCCGCTCCGACCCGGCGCTCGTCGGGCGGGGCATGGACGACCCGATTGTGACGCCGGCCCGCGCGAAACTCATCGACGGCTACGACGCCGTCCGGCAGGCTGCCTTCGATGCCGGCGCGAGCGGGGTCACTATCTCCGGAGCCGGTCCTGGCATTCTCGCGGTCTGTCCCGGCGACACCCAACGGGATATCGCGCTCGCGACCGTCGAGGCGTTCGCCAACGAAGGTATCGAGGCGCGCGCCTTCCAGACCGCTATCGGTCCCGGCGCGACGATACTGTAA
- a CDS encoding Hsp20/alpha crystallin family protein — MSALREALGNLPEAVFADLLESDEAYRVVLDLPGVTADTVDVTAEGGRLHIEARRDKDVPTAFRYVTEERSLFLDTDLPLPPTVDATDATATVERGVLTVTLPKTSVTGGTSVPVSDA; from the coding sequence ATGAGTGCGCTTCGCGAGGCACTGGGGAATCTTCCGGAAGCGGTGTTCGCCGACCTACTTGAGAGCGACGAGGCGTATCGCGTCGTTCTCGACCTGCCGGGCGTCACCGCCGACACCGTCGACGTGACCGCCGAAGGGGGGCGACTCCACATCGAGGCACGCCGTGACAAGGACGTGCCGACGGCGTTCCGCTACGTCACCGAGGAGCGGTCGCTGTTTCTGGACACCGACCTGCCGCTGCCGCCGACGGTGGACGCGACGGACGCGACGGCGACCGTCGAGCGCGGCGTCCTGACGGTGACGCTCCCGAAGACATCGGTGACGGGGGGGACGAGCGTCCCGGTGTCGGACGCCTGA
- a CDS encoding ABC1 kinase family protein has translation MAVLRAYRRFVVVAVQFLPLLVAYARDRKRFILFGSGRTVDTETRRRRAQSLLESLLTLGPTFIKLGQLLSTRPDVLPPEYIEEFEELQDRVPPAEWTDAKRVLEDDLGPVDEAFDEFDTDAISGASLGQVHVAELNGEQVAVKIRRPGVESLVEADLWVISTLLPLLMRFVDDSRSFSMETLANEFSRVIRDEMDYRREREMLREIRANFEGDDRLRIPDVYEEQSTDRVLTMEYVPGTKINDIDSLDRLDVDRTRLAETLQRVYLQMIVDDGVFHADPHPGNLAVQDDGTLVFYDFGMSDRVDPFVQEKIIDFYVAIARQDTDAVLDTLVSMGTLSPDADREVMSEVMELAIADARGEDIEQYRVQQIVTQIEDTLYEFPLRLPPNLALVLRVATVVEGVCVTLDPEFDFITVATEYLGEEGYIEEGVRDAVRDTGTQISETTQSLFRVPPKLEDVLDTVERGNLEATVEFPNDPPMFRKLASRLIYGILLAFALPSTALLYLFASLQVTVVAAVLALGLVVLLYRSFTKSSSGISAQPQFTRQNLNRRDE, from the coding sequence GTGGCCGTCCTTCGCGCGTACCGTCGATTCGTCGTCGTCGCGGTGCAGTTCCTACCGCTGTTGGTAGCGTACGCCCGCGACCGCAAGCGGTTCATCCTCTTCGGGAGCGGTCGGACCGTCGACACCGAGACCCGTCGACGGCGCGCGCAGTCGCTGCTGGAGTCCCTGCTCACTCTCGGCCCGACGTTCATCAAACTCGGCCAGCTGCTCTCCACGCGGCCCGACGTGTTGCCCCCGGAGTACATCGAGGAGTTCGAGGAGCTACAGGACCGCGTTCCGCCGGCCGAGTGGACCGACGCCAAACGCGTGTTGGAAGACGACCTCGGCCCCGTCGATGAGGCGTTCGACGAGTTCGACACCGACGCCATCAGCGGCGCGTCGCTCGGACAGGTCCACGTCGCGGAGCTGAACGGCGAGCAGGTGGCGGTGAAGATTCGCCGCCCGGGCGTGGAGTCGCTCGTCGAGGCCGATCTCTGGGTCATCTCCACCCTCCTCCCGCTCCTGATGCGGTTCGTGGACGACTCGCGCTCGTTCTCGATGGAGACGCTCGCCAACGAGTTTTCGCGGGTCATCCGCGACGAGATGGATTACCGCCGCGAGCGGGAGATGCTCCGCGAGATTCGCGCGAACTTCGAAGGGGACGACCGGCTCCGGATTCCCGACGTGTACGAAGAGCAGTCGACCGACCGCGTGCTCACGATGGAGTACGTTCCGGGGACGAAAATCAACGACATCGACAGTCTCGACCGACTCGACGTCGACCGGACCCGACTGGCCGAGACGCTCCAGCGAGTGTATCTCCAGATGATCGTCGACGACGGCGTCTTCCACGCCGACCCCCATCCCGGAAACCTCGCGGTACAGGACGACGGAACCCTCGTCTTCTACGACTTCGGGATGAGCGACCGGGTGGACCCGTTCGTCCAAGAGAAGATCATCGACTTCTACGTCGCCATCGCGCGACAGGACACCGACGCCGTGCTCGATACGCTCGTCAGCATGGGCACCTTGTCGCCGGACGCCGACCGCGAGGTGATGAGCGAGGTGATGGAACTCGCCATCGCTGACGCCCGCGGCGAGGACATCGAGCAGTACCGCGTCCAGCAGATCGTCACCCAAATCGAGGACACGCTGTACGAGTTCCCGCTTCGGCTCCCGCCGAACCTCGCGCTCGTGTTGCGCGTCGCGACGGTCGTGGAGGGCGTCTGTGTCACCCTCGACCCCGAGTTCGACTTCATCACCGTCGCGACCGAGTATCTCGGCGAGGAGGGGTACATCGAGGAGGGCGTCCGCGATGCGGTCCGGGATACGGGCACGCAGATTTCAGAGACCACGCAGTCGCTGTTCCGCGTCCCGCCGAAACTGGAGGACGTGCTCGACACCGTCGAGCGCGGGAATCTGGAGGCGACGGTGGAGTTCCCGAACGACCCGCCGATGTTCCGGAAGCTGGCGAGTCGGCTCATCTACGGAATCTTACTCGCCTTCGCGCTTCCGTCGACGGCGCTGTTGTATCTGTTCGCGTCGCTGCAGGTGACGGTCGTCGCCGCGGTGCTCGCGCTCGGCTTGGTCGTGTTGTTGTACCGCTCGTTCACGAAGTCGAGTTCGGGCATCAGCGCCCAGCCGCAGTTCACGCGCCAGAACCTGAACCGACGCGACGAGTGA
- a CDS encoding SDR family oxidoreductase, which yields MDTVVITGASRGIGAALAREYGTHGDRVVCCARSKDALDAVASDVREAGGEALVQRADVRDEYDMERLMETAAREGGDIDTVFANAGVYHGAPGQTPLAEESYTAFDEHTQVNGRGVFAAIREALPHLADDARLLVPSGGIAREAKAGFGSYAASKAFAEALVRQFAVELDYPTAVVDPGQVSSELTNGMQGRDPEDVAPMFRWAATEADPEEMDGAVLSLRDWKSATR from the coding sequence ATGGACACGGTAGTTATCACGGGAGCGAGTCGCGGCATCGGCGCGGCTCTCGCACGCGAGTACGGCACACACGGCGACCGCGTCGTCTGTTGTGCCCGGTCGAAGGACGCGCTCGATGCGGTCGCGAGTGACGTGCGCGAGGCCGGCGGCGAAGCACTCGTCCAGCGGGCGGACGTGCGCGACGAGTACGACATGGAGCGGCTGATGGAGACGGCCGCCCGCGAGGGGGGCGACATCGACACCGTGTTCGCCAACGCCGGCGTCTACCACGGCGCGCCCGGCCAGACGCCACTCGCCGAGGAATCCTACACCGCCTTCGACGAGCACACGCAGGTGAACGGCCGGGGCGTCTTCGCGGCGATACGCGAGGCGCTCCCGCATCTGGCCGACGACGCGCGACTGCTCGTTCCCTCGGGCGGTATCGCCCGCGAGGCCAAGGCCGGCTTCGGCTCGTATGCCGCCTCGAAGGCGTTCGCCGAGGCGCTCGTCCGGCAGTTCGCCGTCGAACTCGACTACCCGACGGCGGTCGTCGACCCCGGACAGGTCTCTTCGGAGCTAACAAACGGGATGCAGGGTCGCGACCCCGAGGACGTGGCTCCGATGTTCCGGTGGGCAGCGACGGAGGCCGACCCCGAGGAGATGGACGGCGCAGTGCTCTCGCTTCGCGACTGGAAATCCGCGACCCGGTAG
- a CDS encoding ZIP family metal transporter — protein sequence MIDETARAQTSGRSLVGVGATVLLVVLLAVGYSVGERKVLVVSAVAFLAMAGFAVPGARAAGKQNARRLVWGYGLAAGAMVTSASLFLLPQAFALGQQSGGVLGAKAGGVGVALGLLAAYGGHTIGHRLSHVDSAFDSTAAQITAHALSAGLVIGTIYAALPTVGYLLGLSIVSHKGPAGYAAARRLRTAGKPVSVLLLPAAGVGLTAIPVALLNPTFSMEMKAVLFGFGAGVFLHVAMDFLPQCETGTEVGEVAQLSENAHALLDKLRVHAVASTATGALAVVAAWLLI from the coding sequence ATGATAGACGAAACTGCGCGGGCACAGACGAGCGGGCGCTCGCTCGTCGGCGTCGGCGCGACGGTGCTGTTGGTCGTGCTGCTCGCGGTGGGGTACAGCGTGGGCGAGCGGAAGGTGCTCGTCGTCTCCGCGGTGGCGTTTCTCGCGATGGCCGGCTTCGCCGTGCCGGGTGCACGCGCCGCGGGCAAGCAGAACGCCCGCCGGCTCGTCTGGGGGTACGGACTGGCCGCCGGCGCGATGGTCACCTCCGCGAGTCTGTTCCTGCTCCCGCAGGCGTTCGCGCTCGGCCAACAGAGCGGCGGCGTGCTCGGGGCGAAGGCCGGCGGGGTCGGCGTCGCCCTCGGACTGCTCGCGGCTTACGGCGGCCACACCATCGGCCACCGGCTCTCGCACGTCGACTCGGCGTTCGACAGCACCGCCGCACAGATTACGGCCCACGCCCTCTCCGCGGGGCTCGTCATCGGGACCATCTACGCCGCGCTCCCGACGGTCGGCTACCTGCTCGGGCTCTCTATCGTCTCGCACAAGGGACCGGCCGGCTACGCCGCGGCGCGGCGGCTCCGCACGGCCGGCAAGCCCGTCTCCGTCCTCCTGCTCCCGGCAGCCGGCGTCGGGTTGACCGCGATTCCCGTCGCCCTGCTCAATCCGACCTTCTCGATGGAGATGAAGGCGGTCCTGTTCGGGTTCGGAGCCGGCGTGTTCCTCCACGTCGCGATGGACTTCCTCCCGCAGTGCGAGACCGGGACCGAGGTCGGCGAGGTCGCACAGCTGTCGGAGAACGCCCACGCGCTGCTCGATAAGCTCCGCGTCCACGCCGTCGCCTCGACCGCGACGGGCGCGCTGGCCGTCGTCGCCGCGTGGCTGCTCATCTGA
- a CDS encoding Nif3-like dinuclear metal center hexameric protein, which produces MHLSEFVDRLDTELQVDQWAGADYAVNGLQVGPERADVDRVAFAVDGVVETFEQAAAADADALVVHHGISWGGIDRVTGKEYERVRALLDNDIALYAAHAPLDAHDEYGNAARLCDRLGLDIVAPFGESGPGHAGQRGRAETPFSTVDLREELATLEGAGDVQVLDFGPDELSDIAVLTGSGTDWLDEARAAGVDALVTGEGKQPAYHEAKEAGISVFLAGHYATETLGVKALQSLAEEWGLDTTYISHPTGL; this is translated from the coding sequence ATGCACCTCTCCGAGTTCGTCGACCGTCTCGACACCGAACTGCAGGTCGACCAGTGGGCCGGCGCGGATTACGCCGTCAACGGACTCCAGGTCGGCCCGGAACGCGCAGACGTGGACCGCGTCGCCTTCGCCGTCGACGGGGTCGTGGAGACGTTCGAACAGGCGGCCGCCGCCGACGCGGACGCGCTCGTCGTCCACCACGGCATCTCGTGGGGTGGCATCGACCGCGTGACGGGCAAGGAGTACGAGCGCGTCCGAGCCCTGCTCGATAACGACATCGCGCTGTACGCCGCCCACGCACCCCTCGACGCCCACGACGAGTACGGCAACGCCGCCCGACTGTGTGACCGACTCGGACTCGATATCGTCGCACCGTTCGGCGAGAGCGGACCGGGTCACGCCGGCCAGCGCGGCCGCGCCGAGACGCCGTTCTCGACGGTAGATCTCCGTGAGGAACTCGCGACGCTGGAGGGCGCTGGTGACGTACAGGTGCTCGATTTCGGTCCCGACGAGCTGTCGGACATCGCGGTGCTCACCGGGAGCGGCACCGACTGGCTGGACGAGGCGCGCGCGGCGGGCGTCGACGCGCTCGTCACCGGCGAGGGGAAACAGCCGGCGTACCACGAGGCGAAGGAGGCGGGCATCTCGGTGTTTCTCGCCGGCCACTACGCGACGGAGACGCTCGGCGTGAAGGCGCTCCAGTCGCTCGCCGAAGAGTGGGGACTCGACACGACGTACATCTCACACCCGACCGGGCTATAG
- a CDS encoding arginase family protein: MSQFPGANAAPDDAEYAVVGAPLDVSTTFQPGTRFGPDRIRRFARTFDDYDRRTNSFFTDHSVHDAGDLHAWDDAGEYLDFLEADLREWHDDDVTPLLVGGEHTVSVAGVRAADPDVFLTVDAHLDLRTEYDGNELSHATATRHALDVADEAVIVGARTGSPEEYERAAETDVTVVPPEDVAEWTPDLDGEVYLSVDIDGADPAFAPGTGTTEPFGLTSREMRDVVRSVAPHCLAFDTVEVNDRDDGQAAALAGKLLREFVFTHAAEPSA, translated from the coding sequence ATGTCTCAGTTTCCGGGCGCGAACGCCGCACCCGACGACGCGGAGTACGCCGTCGTCGGTGCACCGCTCGACGTATCGACCACCTTCCAGCCGGGGACGCGGTTCGGCCCAGACCGTATCCGCCGGTTCGCGCGGACCTTCGACGACTACGACCGCCGAACGAATTCCTTCTTCACCGACCACTCAGTCCACGACGCCGGCGACCTCCACGCGTGGGACGACGCCGGCGAGTATCTCGACTTCCTGGAGGCCGACCTCCGGGAGTGGCACGACGACGACGTGACGCCACTGCTGGTCGGCGGTGAACACACCGTCTCCGTCGCCGGCGTGCGCGCGGCCGACCCCGACGTGTTCCTCACCGTCGACGCCCACCTCGATCTGCGCACCGAGTACGACGGCAACGAGCTGTCACACGCCACGGCGACCCGCCACGCCCTCGACGTTGCAGACGAGGCCGTCATCGTCGGGGCACGCACCGGCTCGCCCGAGGAGTACGAACGCGCCGCCGAAACAGACGTGACCGTCGTCCCGCCCGAGGACGTGGCCGAGTGGACGCCCGACCTCGACGGCGAGGTGTACCTCTCGGTCGATATCGACGGCGCGGACCCGGCGTTCGCGCCCGGGACCGGCACGACGGAGCCGTTCGGGCTTACGTCGCGCGAGATGCGCGACGTGGTGCGGTCCGTCGCGCCCCACTGTCTCGCCTTCGACACCGTCGAGGTGAACGACCGCGACGACGGGCAGGCGGCCGCGCTCGCGGGCAAACTGCTCCGGGAGTTCGTCTTCACCCACGCGGCGGAGCCGAGCGCCTAA
- a CDS encoding translation initiation factor IF-5A, which yields MAREQTEVRELQEGNYVMINDTPSVITAYSTSKPGKHGSAKARVEGQGVFDGGQKRNFTNPVDAKVWVPIITRKQGQVVSTSSGEMQVMDLETYETFTMRVPDDLDVSADDEIEFLEYEDQRKVV from the coding sequence ATGGCACGAGAGCAGACCGAGGTCCGCGAACTGCAGGAAGGTAACTACGTGATGATCAACGACACGCCGTCGGTCATCACCGCCTACAGCACGTCGAAGCCGGGCAAGCACGGCAGCGCGAAGGCCCGCGTCGAGGGGCAGGGCGTCTTCGACGGCGGTCAAAAGCGCAACTTCACGAACCCCGTCGACGCGAAGGTGTGGGTTCCCATCATCACGCGCAAGCAGGGGCAGGTCGTCTCCACCAGCTCCGGCGAGATGCAGGTGATGGACCTCGAAACCTACGAGACGTTCACGATGCGCGTCCCGGACGACCTCGACGTGTCGGCCGACGACGAAATCGAGTTCCTCGAGTACGAAGACCAGCGCAAGGTCGTTTAA